The nucleotide window TCATCGGGTGCGAGTGTGCAGTGGTAGCGGCAAACGGTACAGCTTATGGGATATGGGTTTTCGCCCGCCGCGAACAGTCATAACGGTGTCCGGGGTTGTAACCCCGGATTTCACCGGGACGTGCATTCCGCTCGATCTTTATCGTGAACGACCAACAGCCGAGATGTTGAGGTACAAGCAACCCGCTTCCAGCACCGTAACCGATAGACCCGCGCCGCGTATTCTTCCCTTGCCTGCAGCGACAGCGTCAAACTCGCCCCATTCAACCCAATTGCTCATCAAAACTGGCTGCGAGCACCGAATCGTCTCGCCAGTCGCCGGAGACCGGCGGAGCCGAAGTTTATCCCGTGCAAGACGAGGGCTTCGAGCTGATCGGCCGGAGCGCTCACGAGGTGATCCGCGCTCGCCGCGGTCAAGTCGTTGTGCGCAAGGTTCAGGCGTTTCAAACGCCGCCAGAGCGGGGACGATACGAGGCACTCGACCCCGGCGTCGCTGATCTCGTTGCCCGGAACCTCAAGATGAGCGAGGTTACTCAGCGCATCGGAGTCGGCGAGCGCACCCAGCCCGGCATCACCAATGCGGTTCCCGCCCATCGTCCAGTCGAGCGTTTCGAGCCGTTCGAGGTGCGGGCATCTCGCGAGCGCCCGTGCGGCGTTCACTCCGGGCGAGTTGACGGCGATCGAAGTCACGCAGACCAGTTCGGGGCGCACAATGAACCGCGCGAACCAAGTGGCGGTCAGGTGCCGGATGCTGACCTGGGGGCGCGGGCACAACCGCGCGAACTCGCCGGGCTGCTGAACGAACTGAAGGGCCGTGACTTGGAGTTTGCTCAGGAAGCCGCGGTCGAAGGTGATATCCGGGGCGGTGAGGTCGCGCCCCAACGGGCCGGGAATCAAATCGCGCCGGTGGTTCTTGATCAAGAACTGCACTCGTTCCGCGCGCTTCCGCCGATCCGCGCCGGGCAATTCGGCGGTCTGCTCCCACCCGCACTGGAGGCGAATGAACTCGGCCCGGATTGGCCGGTCGTGTTCGTCGAGCCAATCGGCGTAGGCGAGGCGCGGGGTGTCCTCGCTCGGATGCGCTGCGATAGCGGCCAGCAGTGCGTCCTCGTCGCTCATGGGCGCTCATGCGCCTCTTTCGGGAGCTTCGGAGCGGGGTATTTGGCCCGCAGGTCGGCCCACTGTTCCTGACCAATGGCTGTGCGGAAATCTTCGTCCGAGTAGAACCACAGGCTAGCGCCGCCCCGTATCGCTTCCGCAATGAGCCGCTCCAGCTCGGTCCGGTTCCCGGCGGTCGCCGCGACCGCGGCGCGAAGGGGGTTCGATACCGGCTGCTCCCCGAACTCCGCGAGCACGGCGCCCGCGGCCTCCGGCTCGGAGCGGAGCACCCCGCGCAGGTACTCGTCACGGGCCGTCCAGCGGTTTGCCGCCTTATCGTCGGACTCCCGCAAGAATTTTTTAAACAGCACCGCCGCGGCGGCGTACTCGCGGGCGCGGAACTTGAGATGCGCCTGCCAGTACACGCACTGAATGTCGTTCGGCTCGCGCTTGCGGTGTGCCACCAGCAGTTTCTTCAGCCCGTCGAGATCGTCACATCTGTCGTACAGCCCGGCCAGTTGCTGAAACACGGGCGCGATTGGTTCGACCTTTTCATGCGCCTCCAGACCGCGTTTCGCCCGGAACAGGCACTCCACTTGGCGCCAGCGGAACCCGGCTCGTTCGTCGAACTCGTCGCGTTCCGGGTCCGCATTTACCGGAGGCAATTTGGCCGCTCCCGCCGCAAACGCCGCAGCCGCTCGGTCGTATTCTTCCTCGTGTTGGAACACGGCGCCCTCAAAATACAACAGCCACGGGTCGGCCGGGACACGACGGCGGTGCGCCGCGATCAGCTCCCGCAGTTCCGGCAGTTCGTCCTCGGGCTCCTCCGCGTCCGACACCGTGTCGTCGAGGTCATTGGCAAGAATGCGGAACGCCTGGGCGGCGTACTCGGCCGGCACGACGGCGTAGGCCTCCCGCCCCTTCTTCGCCCGACACATTGCGTGGAGGTATGCCTCCAGCACCTGGGGCCGAGCCGCCTCGATCTTCAGCCCGCGCTCGAGCAGCGCGCGAGCAGCATCAAACCGACCGGCGATCACCTGTCGGCGCACGTCCGCGGACAGCCCCCGCGGCTCGTCCGGTCGCGCCTTGCGCAGCCCGTCCAGCAACGCGTCGGCAGCGAGACCGTTATCGTCGTCAGCAATCTCGGGCCGCACCGCGTCGTACAGGCGGCCGGGGTCCGCGGCACGGCCCAGCCGGTCACCAAGTTCCGACCGGTTCTTCGGCTCCAGCACCCGGCCCAGCGCGACCAGCGGGTCGGGTGCGTCGGGGTCCAGGTCGTTCGCCCGCCGGTACGCGGCCCGAGCTTCGTCCAACCGATTCAGCTCCTCAAGTGCGGACCCGCGGGTCAGTTCCGCCTCGTCGTCGGGGCCGAGTTGGGCGATGTACGCGTCCGCGGCCGCGAGCGCTTTGGCGTGCTCGCCAGACTGGAGGTAACAGTTCGCACGCATCAGGTGCGTCAGCGGCGCGTCCGGCTCCACCCGTTCCACTTGGTCCAGGAAAGCAAGCGCCTCGTTCGGCTCACCCCGGGCGAGGTGAATTCCGGCCCGGAGCAGATACACAACCGCGGCGATCGGGTCCGGCAGATCGGCCGGCCGGCACCCGGCCAGCGCCGCCTCGGCGCTGGCGTAGTCTTGCCGGGCGATCGCGGCCTGCGTGGCACGGATCGCGAGCAGCGCCTTTTGCAGTGCCGGCAGCCGAGCCAGCATGTCTGGAGTCAGCAACGCCCCCATCAGGTGCGTCGCACGCAGCCCTTGGTCCAGGTCCTCGAAATCGAACACCCGCCACCCGCCGGGCCGCCGCACCAGCCACCAACGCACCTTGAGTTTCACCCGGCCGAGCGCCGTAGAGTCGTTGACGTGGCTGGCGATCACCACCGCCTCGTTGCGGTCTGCCGACCACCGTACCCGGCGCACGTTGGTGCTCTGCCAGCGGAATAACGGATTGAACACGGCCCGCGCGCCGGCGTTTTGCATCCCGCGAATGAACCGCTCGCGATCGGCACGTCCGGGTTTCAAGCCGAACCGGTCGAACCGCCCGGTTCGCACTAGTTCCTCGAACAGCCGTTCGGGGTCGAACTGCTGGAACAGCGCGGGGCCGTCCTCTTTTTCGAGGATCTTCGTGAGGTTGGCGAACAGCGCCGCGAACTCGGCGGCCTCTTCGGGGGTGGGCGACTTCGGGTCGGCAAACGCCGCCGCGGCCTCCGCTCGCCCGGCCTCGCGCTCGCTCGCCTGGGCTTGCTCGGCGCGCAAGCGGGCAGCCGCCCCGCGGCGTTCCACGACCACTTTCACCGTCACAACGAGGCCGGTCAGTGCCAGAACGCACACGAAGAACACTCCGAACACGATCGCTGCGGTGGCACGATTGCTCATGAGAAGCCACTTATGGTCCCGCGGGCCGGCCGGTCGGAGCGAACGGGCCGACGGTCGCTGCGGCTGCCCATTCTAACCGCTAACGCACATTTATACATGGGCGTTTTGGCGAAACTTGTGGTTCGGCGTGAGCCAAAAACGAGCGAGCCTCGCGACACGTGGTCGCGAGGCTCGCTCGTTTCGTGTACCAGTTTAGCTGGCGGGTGTTTCGGTCGGAGCGGGCGTCTCCGCAACCACCGGGGCAGGCGCCGGGGCGACCGGGGCCGGCCCCTTCTTCTGAACCTTCGTCTCACCGGACTTCAGGAACTCAATGACCGCGGTCGCGCCGCCGTCGCCGAGCCGCCGGTAGTGCTGCTTCAGAATGCGGGTGTACCCACCCGAGCGATCGGAGAACCGCGGCCCGATTTCGCGGAACAGCTTCTTCAGCACCGTGTCCCCGGTGCTCTCGTCCTTCTTGTCCCAGATCTCGGTGCCGTGCGTCGGGCCGAGCAGGGCCATCGCCTGCCGGCGGTAGTGCAGGGCCTTAATGCGAGCCGTCTTCTCTTCGGCCTCGCCCTTGCCAGCCGCGGCGGCGATGGCGGCATTCGCCTTTTTGGCCAGGGTGACGATCTTCTCGACGAACGGCCGCAGTTCTTTAGCCTTCGGCAGCGTGGTGACGATCCGCTCGTGCGTGATCAGCGCGCGGGTCAGGTTGCGGAACAGGCTGCGCCGGTGGGCGGCGTTGCGGTTCAGGTGACGACCGCGCTTACGGTGACGCATGGCTCATCCTCAAATCAAAAGAGGTTAGAAAACAGAGGTCAGAAGCAAGAACCCCACCCCGTGCCAAGGAAGGTGGAGGTGACGAAACCGAGGCCGGCATTAGCTCCCGGCCTCCGGTCCACTGACCTCTCGGATCAAACGTGCGGCATCAGCCGCGGTTACGACCGGCGCGGCGGCAGACGCATTCCGAGCGCCAGCCCCCGCTCTTCCAGCTTCGACTTCACTTCTCGGAGCGTCGTTTCGCCGAAGTTCCGTACTTCGAGCAACTCCTCGGACGTCCGAATCACGAGATCGCGAACGGTCTGGATGCCTTCGGTTTCGAGGCAGTTGGTCGCCCGCACCGACAGGTCGAGTTCCGCAAGGCTCATGTTGAGCTTGCGCTCGAGCTCGGCGTCCTGTTGGTCGCGCACCGACGCGTTCGGCCCGATCTCGATGGGGCCGTCGTCCAGTTGCAGTTCCGGCCCCGGCTCCGTGTACTGCACGAACGGGTTCAGGTGCTTGCGGAGGATCTTCGCCGCCTCGACGATCGCCATTTGCGGAGCGAGCGTGCCGTTGGTCCAGATCTCCATCACGAGCCGGTCGTAGTTCGTCTTCTGACCGACGCGGGTCTCTTCGATGTCGTACTTCACCCGCACGACCGGCGAGAAGCTCGAATCGACCGGGATCACCCCGACCTCGCGGTCCTTGCCGGCGTTGTCGTCGGCCGTGCGATACCCGCGGCCGTTTTCGACCGTCATTTCCATCACGAACGGCACGTCGCTCGTGAGGGTCGCGATGTGGTGCTCGGGGTTGATGATCTGGATCGTTTCGTCGTGCTGCACGTCCACGCCGCGGACGGCGCCGGCTTCGTGCTTCTGGATGCGAATCGTCTTCGGCTGGTCAGAAAGGTTCTTAACGACCAAACTCTTGACGTTCAGGATGATGTCCGTGACGTCTTCAACCACGCCGGTGATGGTCGAGATCTCGTGCTGTACGCCCTGGATCTTGACCCGCGTGATCGCGCTGCCTTCCAGCGACGACAGCAGGATGCGACGGAGGCTGTTGCCGATCGTCATCCCGAAGCCCTTCTCGAAGGGCTCGGCGTAGAACTTGCCGTAGGTGTCCGAAAGGTTGGAGCGGTCGGCCTGAACCCGGTTCGGCAACTCCAGCCCACGCCAGCGAACGCGCATTCTCAATTCTCCTGCCGTCGGCTTTCCGCTACCCCACCTGCGACCGAGCGGGGAGCGAACCAAACGGCGACCTGTCGAACAAGACCGGCGATCGCGGCCGGAAAGTTGAAGAGTATTCACCGCAGAGGGCACGAGAGAGCGCAGAGAGAAAACACTGTTCTGAACTTTTGTTTCCTCTCTGCGTCCTCTCGCGCCCTCTGCGGTGAATACTGTATCCGCCACTATCGGGTAGCGATTTCGATGATCAACTGCTCGCGGATGTCGGTAATCCGCTCGTCCACGTCCTGCCGGGTCGGGGTGCGGTTCATGCGCCCTTCAGGCTGGTCCTGTGTGCCGGTCAGTTCGAGAAAATCGGGGATGCGAACGGTCCCCTTCGCCAGGGTGTCGCGGGCCATTTTCAGGCTGCTGTCCCGGGTCTTCACCTTGATGACATCGCCGGGCTTGACCAGCATGCTCGCGATGTCGCACTTCACCCCGTTCACCAGAATGTGTCCGTGGGACACCATCTGGCGCGCGCTGGTGCGGTTCACGGCAAAGCCGAGCCGGTGGACAACGTTGTCCAGTCGGCGCTCCAGGATCGACAGCAGTTGCTCGCCGGTGTTCCCGACGGCCTTCGTCGCGAGGCCGTAGTAGCGGCGGAACTGGGCCTCGAGCACCCCGTAGAACCGCTTGAGCTTCTGCTTCTCGCGGAGCCGGATGCCGTACTCGGAGGTCTTGCTGCGGCGCAGCCCGTGCATACCGGGCGGCGGCTTTTGCTTGTCGATCGGGCACTTCGGCCCGAAGCACCGGTCGCCTTTGAGGTACAGCTTCATCTGGTCCCGCCTGCACATCTTGCAGACGGGATCGGTGTTACGTGCCATGTCGCCTGTGAGGGCTCGAACCAGGGGTCAAGGTGGCCCCGCAAAGCGGGACCGGTTTCGGTGACCGTCCTCGGCTGTCAGTCGCACGCCCGGCGAACCCCAGAGTCGGAACAGGCGTCGTGCTAACAACAGTGTGGTCAGCGGGGGTTGCCGGAGCAACACCCCACTGACCGCAGGTGGCTGATCACATCTTGTCGGTTTTGAACGGTTAGACGCGGCGCTTCTTGGGCGGACGGCAGCCGTTGTGCGGGAGCGGGGTCACGTCTTCGATGGCCTTGACGTTGAGGCCCGACGCCTGAAGGGCGGTGATCGCGGATTCGCGGCCGGCGCCCGGCCCCTTCACCCGCACCTCGACCTCCTTGACGCCGAACTTGGACGCCTTGGAGGCGCACTCTTCGGCCGCCCGCTGCGCCGCGAACGGCGTGCTCTTGCGGCTGCCCTTGAACCCGACCGCCCCGCCCGACGAGTGGCACAGCGTGTCGCCGTTCGTGTCGGTGATGGTGACGATCGTGTTGTTGAACGTGCTCTGCACGTGGGCGACGCCGCGGCTTACGTTACGCCGTGTCTTCTTCTTCTTGCTCTTCGCCATGTTCGTGGTGTTCGGTGGTTGGTGTTCAGTGTTTAGTGCCGACCCGTTCGGTCATGGTGTTTCGCCACAGTTCGCGAACCGTGTTCAACTCAACACGAAACACCAAACACTAACGTTACCGCATGTCCTTGACGCCCTTCTTGCCGGCGACCGTCTTGCGAATGCCCTTGCGGGTACGGGCGTTCGTCTTCGACCGCTGGCCGCGCACCGGCAGGTTCTTCCGGTGCCGCTCGCCGCGGTAGCACTTGATTTCCTTCAGCCGCGCGATGTTGGAGCCTTCCACGCGGCGGAGCGGCCCTTCGACGAGGTACTCCTTGTCGAGGAGCACCGCGATCTCGGCGATCTCCTTGTCGTTCAGCTCTTTGGCCCGCCGCTGCGGGTCGAGGTTGAGCTTCTCGCACACTTCCAGCGCCGTGGTCGGCCCGAGCCCGCGGATGTACCGCAGTGAGATGTGGGTCGGCTTGTCCGGCGGGATGTCAACGCCTTGAATACGGGGCATATCAGCTACCAGAGGTCAGAGAACAAAGGACAGAGGACAGCGAGCAAAGACCAGAGTCGGTTCCGACCTCTGTCTTCTGGCGTCTGTCTTCTGGTGGTCAACCTTGCCGTTGCTTGTGCCGGGGGTCTTCGCAGATCACGCGAACGACGCCCTTGCGCTTGATCATCTTGCACTTGTCGCAGATCCGCCGCACGCTCGCACGCACCTTCATGGGGCACCCATTCGCCAGACGACCTGTTGCCACAACGACTGGCGCCGCGGCCGTTTCAAATTCCGAAAGCCCGCACACGCCGGGTAAACCTTCAATCTACCCGGGCTTGAAAAACCGACAAGGCCGCACCGCCAAATTATTGAGCCGGCGCCGGAGCGGCCGGAACCGTTTGCGGTTCGTCGTCGAACGCGCCTTCATCGGCGGTGATGACGACCACCCCGCTCGCCGTGAGCGCGAGCGTGTGCTCCACGTGAACGCTCGCCAACCGGTCCCGTGTCACCACGGTCCACTGGTCGCCGAGCGTGTCCACTTCCGCCCGCCGCATGTTCACCATCGGCTCAACGGCCAGTGTCAGCCCCGGCTCGAGTTTGAAGTCGGATTTGCGGGTCTCGCGGTCAACGTAGTTGGGCACCTGCGGGTTCTCGTGCATGATCCGCCCGATGCCGTGACCCACGTACGATGTCACGACACTGAACCCGGCCTGCTCGACGTGCCGCTGCATCTCGCTCGCGACCTGGCTCCACCACTTCCGCTTCGGCAGAAGGTCGATCGCGATCTGGAGCGTCTCCTCACCGACCTTCAGGAGCCGGGCCTTCTCGGCCGACACCGGCCCGATCGGAATGGTGATCGCGCGGTCCGCGCACCAGCCGTTCAGCTTGCACGCGGTATCGACCTTCAGCAGGTCGCCCTCTTTCAGCACCCGCTGACCGGGGACGCCGTGAACCACCTGCTCGTTCACGCTCAGGCACGTGACCGCGGGGAACGGCGTTTTCCCGGGGTAGCCCTTGAACAGCGGGATCGCGTTGTGTTTGGCGTAAAACGCCTCAACCGCCTGATCCATTTCGATCGTCTTGACGCCGGGCTTCGCCATCTCGCGACAAATGCGGAGCGCGCGGGCGACGAGTTTCCCGGCCTCGCGCATGAGCGCGATCTCGCGGGCGGATTTCAGTTCCGGCGGCCGGTTCGCGTTGGGTCGGATCATCGGGTAGCGCGGGGGTGGCGGAATTCGGAACACGGGTTCAAAACAACGGCGACAACGATTTCCTTGCGGGAGCCGAGTTCCGCGGCCGCGTCACGGCCGAGTCCTCCCGGCGGGAGTCGAACCCGCGACAGCCGATTTATAAGATCGGCACTCTGCCGCTGAGTTACGGGAGGCGCGTGAACCGCTCCGACATATGCCATCGCGTATCACGGCGCCCTCCCTTCTGCGGTTAGAACCGCGTTCCCGGTTTCGTCCGGCCGGCGTACCAGCAGCGCCGCCAGCACGTCGGCGAAAATCTTCTCCGGACCCTGCGTCGCGTCGATGTCGTCCACCAGCCCTTGCCGCCGGTAATGTTCTAGCAACAGGTCCGTGTTTTTGTGGAACTCGCCGAGCCGCCGCCGGACCGTTTCTTCTTTGTCGTCGTCGCGAAGAACCAGTTCCGCCCCGCACACGGTACAAACGCCCGGGACTTTTGGCGGTTGCGCGGTCACGTGAAAGCACACGCCGCACGCCCCGTTCGAGCAGCACCGCCGCCCGCTGATCCGCCGAACGACCTCGTCGTCGTCGATGCGCAGGTTCACAACGGCATCGACCCGCAGGAACTCCTGTCTCAGCAACGCGTCGAAGGCGACCGCCTGGGAATAGGTCCGCGGGTAGCCGTCCATCACGAACCGCTCGGGCCGGCTCTTACCACGGAACAGTTCGGCGACCACCTCGTTCACGACCGTGTCCGGCGCCAACAGTCCCTGTCTGATCAGCGGCCCGACGATCCGGCCCGTCTCGGTGTTCCGTCTGATCGCGTCGCGGAACATTGCGCCGGTGCCAATGACGGTCAGTCCGAACCGCTTGACGAGCCGGTCGGCCTGCGTGCCCTTGCCGCTGCCCGGGGGTCCGACGAGCACCAATCGCATGAACCGTCACCTTCAAATGTCCGCCGCCGCCGAGCGGGCCTGACGACACCTGCGAACCGAGTTCACCGGGTGGGCTTGGCGGACACCAATCCTTCATAACCACTGTATTGTTGTCTGCGTCACAGGCATCAGCAAGAGGATCGCGAAAATCCCCCCCCGTGCCGACTACTTGCACAACTCCCGTGTTTACACCTTGTGGTAGTTCCAGCAGTTCGATTTTCTCCGCTTTCGTACCAAATGGAACTACCAGCAAAGAGTTCCTGTTCGTGAAGCGAAACGAGCCGCGCCAGCATCAACAACCCCAAACGATGACAAAACAATACTTTACGCCCCAATCTACTGCCGCGAGCGTTCACAATACCAGCGGACGTCTGCAACTCGTATTCGGTTTCATGCCGGTGGTGCGTGGGTAGCGACCGCCCAGCTCCGGACCAGTCTGACGCCAGCAAATGTCCAGCCGCCACCCCATGCGTCTCAGTCGGCTGGGGACCCACAGCCTCAATACGCGGCTCACGTTCCAGCAGCGATCGAGTTGTCTCTGCGGCCAGGATGCCACAGCCCCAAATGAGGCCAGCAGTTGACTCCCCCGAAAGAGAGGGGAACGCCTCACCAAACAACAAGCCAGATGAGCCAGTGTCTCATGAGCGACGGCTCTACTCACACTCCGAGTTGCCGCTACCCTCACAAATGGCACGCGAGCAGTTCCGTGTTTCACGTCGGGCCATTTCAGTGCCGTCCGCTGACGCAGACGCTTCGACCGGAGCCGGAATTACCGATTGAACGGTTTGGGTCAGCGGGTCAAGTTAAATCCAGCCGCTTCAAGTTCGCGCGGCTTTGGTAATCGGCTGTGAGATCTGAGATGCCACCCGCCCGCATCAGCAGGCGGGTGGCGCACACGATTGACGAACTTGAAACTACTGGAATCCGAATCCGTGGCACGGTGAAGCACAGAACCGATCTTGAAATGGCACGACGGCAAAAAGCTCTCGCCTTTTGCCGTCGCAGTTCCGACTTTACCGGCGTTGCGGCGAAATCACGATTCGTCGGTCAGCCCGGGGTAGTTCCGCATGACGAGGTGACTGTTGATCTTCTGCACCAGGTCGAGCGCCACGCTGATCACGATAAGCAGGCCCGTACCGCCGAAGTAACTCGCGACCACCAGCGGAACGCCCATCTCGTTCGAGATCACGTTGGGGATGATCGCGATGATCGCGAGGAACGCCGCCCCCACGAACGTCACCCGCATCAGCACCCGTTCGAGGTAGTCCGCGGTCTTCTTGCCCGGCCGGTAACCGGGGATGAAGCTGCCGTGGTCCTTCAGGTTGTCGGCGATCTCCTTCGGGTTGAAGGTGATCGCCACCCAGAAGTACGTGAACACGTAGATCATCACCACGTAGCCGAAGTTGTACATCCAGCCGCTGTGGTTGTTGAACACGCTCGACAGCGTGCCCGCCCAGCCGATCGAGCTGTCGGAGAAGCTGTAGATCGCGTTGAACAACAGGCCCGGGACGATGAGCAGGGTGCTCGCGAAGATCACGGGCATCACACCGGCCGCGTTCACCTTCATCGGCAGGAACTGGCGCGTGCCGCCGTACACCCGTCGGCCGCGGACGTGCTTCGCGCTCTGGGTCGGGATGCGGCGCTGGGCCTTCGTCATCGCGATCACGCCGACGACCACCACGACGAACAGGAACGCGAGAACGATCAGTTTCTCGAACGTGATGTCGGTCCCGGCCCCGCCGAGTGTGAACACCGAGTCCTTGATCTTGCCCGTGGAGGAGTCGATCAGGAGCATGTTGACCGCGTCCGGGATGCGGGACACGATCCCGGCCATGATGATGAGCGAGATGCCGTTGCCGATGCCGTACTCGTCGATCTGCTCGCCGAGCCACATCAGGAACACGGTACCTACGGTCAGCGTGACAACGGCCGTGAAGCCGAACCACCACAGGTCAAAGCCGGCGTTGTACCCGTCGGGCGCGAGCCCCATCCCGCTACCGTCACTGGCCTCGGGCTTCATGACGGCCTGCACGACCATGACCGCCTGCACGATGCAAATGGGCACCGTGAGATAGCGGGTCAGTTCGTTCAGCTTCTTGCGACCGCTCTCGCCCTCCTTGCGGAGCTTCTCCAGCGACGGCACCACCCCGCTCGACAGGAGCTGGATGATGATCGACGCCGAGATGTACGGCATGATGCCGAGCGAGAAGATGCAAGCGTTCGAGAGGTTACCGCCGGAGAACAGCGACACGAACCCGAGCACCTGTCCCAGCGCGCCACGCTGCGCCTGCGACATCTTCTCGGCCATCTTCGCCTGGTCGATCATGGGCAGCGGGACGTAGTACCCGATGCGGTAGACCGCCAAGAAGATGAGGGTGATGAAGATCTTCTTCCGGAGTTCCGGGATCTTGAAGACCGTGAGGAGCTGTTCGGGCACCAAGCCCAGGACGCTGGCCGCGGCGCCGAACAGGATCAGCGTCCACCCGAGCCAGGACAGGGTCGGCCCGCCGTACGAAAACGTGGCCACCCCGCCGATGAGCGTGCCGACACCGGCGACGAGGCTGATGGAGCGCCAATTCATGGGTAATCCTTTCACTCAGGCGGGCGGGGGCGTGAGCCCCCTGTTAAACGTCCGTGCGGCTCGACGCGCTGGAGTTTAACAAGGGGCTCACGCCCCCGCCCGCCAAGTCGTTCCTCACGCCTTCGGCTTCTTCGCGGCCTTGGCCGCTTCCAGCGCCTTCTTCTTCGACCCCATCTTGTTGCGGACCGGCTTCTTCGGCGCCGGGATCAGGTCGCAGGTACCGCCCGCCTTCTCGATCGCGGCCTTGGCGGCGGCGGAGAAGTGGTCGGCCCGGACGGTCAGCTTCTTGGTCAGCTTGTCCGCCCCTTCGCCGAGGATGCGGAGGTGGTCGAAGGTGCCGACCACGAGCCGCCGCCCCTTCAGCGCGGCCACGTCAACGGTGCTGTTCGCGTCAAACGCTTCGAGGTCACCGACGTTGACGACCGCCGCGGTCTTGTCCCAGGTCGCGTGGCTGAAGCCGCGCTTCGGGAACCGGCGGTACAGCGGCATCTGACCGCCTTCGAACAGCCCGCTCGGGAGCCGGGCGCCGGCGCTGGCGTACTGGCCCTTGTGACCGAGGCCGCACGTCTTGCCGTGCCCGGAACCGATCCCGCGGCCGACGCGGCGCTTCAGGCGACGCTTCTGGATACCGGGGGAGCAAACGGTTGAGAGATCCATTAGAGTTGTACCCCCCGCAGGCGCGCCACGTCTTCTTTCGTCCGGAGTTGGGCCAGCCCGTTGAGGGTGGCCTTCACGAGGTTCAGCGGGTTGGTGCTGCCGTGAACCTTGGTGAGGATGTTCGAGATGCCGCACGCCTGCAGCACCTCACGAACCCCCGGACCGGCCTTCACACCGGTGCCCGGGCCAGCGGGCACCAGGATGACGCGGCTCGCGCCGTACTTGCCGATCACGCGGTGCGGAATGGTGCTGCCGCGAACGGACACCTTCTTCGACCGGCCGACGTTGCCTTCGCCTTCCTTGATGGCCTTCTCGACGGCCGGCGGCACTTCGTTGGCCTTGCCGTAACCGTAAGAGACCTTCCCGCGCCGGTCGCCGACGACCACCAGCGCGTTAAAGCTGAACCGGCGCCCGCCCTTCACCACGCAGGCGGACCGGCGGATCTTCACGACGAAATCGACCAACGCGTTGTCACGCGAGTCGGTCTCGCCCCTGTCTCGTCGCTCGCGCGCCATATATGTCCCTCGTTGGGGGACTGGACGCCCCCCGCTGGAAATATCGCCTGTTGTATTCAGAACCGCGGTTTCGGTGGCGAAAAGTCCGGGGGCGAACGGAGCGAACCGGTCCGGCCCGCTCAACCTCACCCGCCAACCGCTGCTTTACTTCTTGGGCTTGCCTTCGCCCTTCGGTTTGCCTTCGCCCTTCGCCTTGGCGGGCTTCGCAGCCGCCGGCGCCGGTGCCGCGGCGGGCTTCGCGGCGGCCTTCGCCTTCACCGCCTCAACGTCCGTGCAAACCAGGCCGGCTTCGGTCGCGGCCACGGCCAGAGCCGCGATCCGCCCGTGGAACCGGAACTGTCCGCGGTCGAACGAGGCGACGGTGATGCCCTTGGCCTTGGCGGCCTCGGCGAGCTTGCGCCCGACTTCCGTCGCGGCGGACACGTTCGCGCCGTGCTTCAGCCCCGAGTTTTTGCCCTGGCTGGTGGCGGCGGCGAGCGTGACGCCGTTCAGGTCGTCGATCAACTGAGCCGAGA belongs to Gemmata obscuriglobus and includes:
- the map gene encoding type I methionyl aminopeptidase translates to MIRPNANRPPELKSAREIALMREAGKLVARALRICREMAKPGVKTIEMDQAVEAFYAKHNAIPLFKGYPGKTPFPAVTCLSVNEQVVHGVPGQRVLKEGDLLKVDTACKLNGWCADRAITIPIGPVSAEKARLLKVGEETLQIAIDLLPKRKWWSQVASEMQRHVEQAGFSVVTSYVGHGIGRIMHENPQVPNYVDRETRKSDFKLEPGLTLAVEPMVNMRRAEVDTLGDQWTVVTRDRLASVHVEHTLALTASGVVVITADEGAFDDEPQTVPAAPAPAQ
- the rplO gene encoding 50S ribosomal protein L15 is translated as MDLSTVCSPGIQKRRLKRRVGRGIGSGHGKTCGLGHKGQYASAGARLPSGLFEGGQMPLYRRFPKRGFSHATWDKTAAVVNVGDLEAFDANSTVDVAALKGRRLVVGTFDHLRILGEGADKLTKKLTVRADHFSAAAKAAIEKAGGTCDLIPAPKKPVRNKMGSKKKALEAAKAAKKPKA
- the rpsE gene encoding 30S ribosomal protein S5, with the translated sequence MARERRDRGETDSRDNALVDFVVKIRRSACVVKGGRRFSFNALVVVGDRRGKVSYGYGKANEVPPAVEKAIKEGEGNVGRSKKVSVRGSTIPHRVIGKYGASRVILVPAGPGTGVKAGPGVREVLQACGISNILTKVHGSTNPLNLVKATLNGLAQLRTKEDVARLRGVQL
- the secY gene encoding preprotein translocase subunit SecY, whose protein sequence is MPEQLLTVFKIPELRKKIFITLIFLAVYRIGYYVPLPMIDQAKMAEKMSQAQRGALGQVLGFVSLFSGGNLSNACIFSLGIMPYISASIIIQLLSSGVVPSLEKLRKEGESGRKKLNELTRYLTVPICIVQAVMVVQAVMKPEASDGSGMGLAPDGYNAGFDLWWFGFTAVVTLTVGTVFLMWLGEQIDEYGIGNGISLIIMAGIVSRIPDAVNMLLIDSSTGKIKDSVFTLGGAGTDITFEKLIVLAFLFVVVVVGVIAMTKAQRRIPTQSAKHVRGRRVYGGTRQFLPMKVNAAGVMPVIFASTLLIVPGLLFNAIYSFSDSSIGWAGTLSSVFNNHSGWMYNFGYVVMIYVFTYFWVAITFNPKEIADNLKDHGSFIPGYRPGKKTADYLERVLMRVTFVGAAFLAIIAIIPNVISNEMGVPLVVASYFGGTGLLIVISVALDLVQKINSHLVMRNYPGLTDES
- the rpmJ gene encoding 50S ribosomal protein L36, whose translation is MKVRASVRRICDKCKMIKRKGVVRVICEDPRHKQRQG
- a CDS encoding adenylate kinase family protein; amino-acid sequence: MRLVLVGPPGSGKGTQADRLVKRFGLTVIGTGAMFRDAIRRNTETGRIVGPLIRQGLLAPDTVVNEVVAELFRGKSRPERFVMDGYPRTYSQAVAFDALLRQEFLRVDAVVNLRIDDDEVVRRISGRRCCSNGACGVCFHVTAQPPKVPGVCTVCGAELVLRDDDKEETVRRRLGEFHKNTDLLLEHYRRQGLVDDIDATQGPEKIFADVLAALLVRRPDETGNAVLTAEGRAP